The following proteins are co-located in the Triticum aestivum cultivar Chinese Spring chromosome 1A, IWGSC CS RefSeq v2.1, whole genome shotgun sequence genome:
- the LOC123185539 gene encoding rust resistance kinase Lr10-like isoform X2: protein MIKISSNTAHHPSAANMAQRSGSRIKVIAATSSVAAFVVLLVTVATVLYLSLKTRYNAEIHLKVEMFLKTYGTSKPTRYTFSEVKKMARRFKEKVGQGGFGSVYKGELPNGVPIAVKMLENSTGEGEAFINEVATIGLIHHANIVRLLGFCSEGMRRALIYEFMPNESLEKYIFSDDANIFQHLLVPDKLLDIALGIARGMEYLHQGCNQRILHFDIKPHNILLDYNFNPKISDFGLAKLCARDQSIVTLTAARGTMGYIAPELYSRNFGGVSYKSDVYSFGMLVLEMVSGRRNSDPRIGSQDDVYLPEWIYEKVINGEELALTLEATQEENEKVRKLAMVALWCIQWNPRNRPSMTKVVNMLTGRLQNLQMPPKPFVSSENELMP from the exons GTTCACGTATCAAAGTCATTGCAG CTACATCATCAGTGGCTGCATTTGTTGTTCTTTTGGTGACGGTGGCCACTGTGCTTTATCTTTCACTCAAGACAAGATATAATGCGGAGATACATTTGAAGGTTGAAATGTTCCTCAAGACATATGGAACATCAAAACCCACGAGGTACACTTTCTCTGAAGTTAAGAAGATGGCAAGACGGTTTAAGGAAAAAGTAGGGCAAGGAGGATTTGGAAGTGTGTACAAAGGCGAGCTACCAAATGGAGTGCCTATAGCAGTCAAGATGCTAGAGAACTCTACAGGAGAGGGAGAAGCATTCATCAACGAAGTTGCAACCATCGGACTAATCCACCATGCCAATATTGTCCGCCTCCTGGGATTTTGTTCTGAGGGAATGAGACGGGCTCTTATTTACGAATTCATGCCTAACGAGTCACTAGAGAAATACATATTCTCTGATGACGCTAATATTTTTCAGCATCTTCTAGTACCAGACAAGCTGCTAGATATTGCTTTAGGCATCGCCAGAGGAATGGAGTACTTGCATCAAGGGTGCAATCAGCGCATCCTCCACTTTGACATCAAGCCTCACAATATCCTGCTGGACTACAACTTCAATCCAAAGATCTCAGACTTTGGCCTGGCGAAGTTGTGTGCAAGGGACCAAAGCATCGTGACCTTAACTGCAGCAAGAGGTACAATGGGGTATATTGCACCAGAGCTATACTCTCGGAACTTTGGGGGAGTTTCGTACAAGTCAGATGTGTACAGTTTCGGCATGCTGGTGCTAGAAATGGTGAGCGGGAGGAGGAATTCAGACCCAAGAATCGGCAGCCAGGATGATGTTTACCTCCCAGAGTGGATCTACGAGAAAGTGATCAATGGTGAGGAGTTGGCTCTTACCTTGGAAGCAACTCAAGAAGAGAATGAGAAGGTGAGGAAGCTGGCGATGGTGGCACTGTGGTGCATCCAGTGGAACCCGAGAAACCGTCCGTCGATGACGAAGGTCGTTAACATGCTAACAGGGAGGTTGCAGAATCTGCAGATGCCACCAAAGCCTTTCGTCTCATCTGAAAATGAACTTATGCCATAA